Genomic segment of Dongia rigui:
GAGTGCCGAATAGGCGACGCAGTAATCGGTCGCGAGACCCACCAGGGTCAGACGCGGCAGGCCGCGTTCGCGCAAATAGCCGGCAAGGCCCGTCGGTGTCTTGCGGTCATTCTCAAAGAAGGCCGAATAGCTGTCGATGCCTGGGCGAAAGCCCTTTCGGATGACCAGCTCTGCCTTAGTCCAGGCCAAGCCGGCGTGAAATTCGGCACCGCGCGTCCCTTGAACGCAGTGGTCCGGCCACAGGGTCTGCGTCCCGTATGCGAGATCGATCGAGCCGAAGGGGGCTTGTCCCGCATGGCTGCTGGCAAAGCTCGAATGCCCCGCCGGGTGCCAATCCTGTGTCAGCACGACATGGGCGTGGGCGTCGATCAGGCGGTTGACCAGCGGCACGATCTCATCACCACCGGCGACCGCCAAGGCACCGCCGGGGCAGAAATCGTTCTGCACATCGATGACGATCAGGGCCTCATTATCGGCATTGGCTGCGGTCAAGATCCCTCTCCTGGAACGAATCCATGCGTGGCTCACGCCATCATAGGCGAGGCGAGCTGGCGGGGCCAAGGCGCCAGAATTTGGGCAGATGGCTGGACGGCTGCCTGAAATATGGGCAGGCGATCCCGTGACATGGCCGCAAATGAAGGATTTTCCGCCTTGGCCTACCTTGGCACCGGACTTGCGAAAGGGCCTTGGTCGCGGCAGCGCGACGAATGGCGCTTGAGCAAAAAGGGGATGGCGGTGGAAGGCAGTCTCGACATCCGATTTGCCGGCAAGTCGCCGGCCGAGACGCGCCTGGTCCACCTCGATCAGCGGGCGCCGCTTCGGGCGCTGTTCCCGCATTGCCCGGACATGGGCCTGCCGGTGACGGCAATCACCGCGACCTGCGGCGGCTTCACCGGCGGTGACCATCTGACCATGTCGGTCGACGTCGCGGCGGGTGCCGGGGTCATGGCGGTCGGCCAGGCGGCGGAGAAGCTCTATCGTTCGACGGGTGCCGAGACGCGGATCGACATCAATCTTAGCGTGGGCGCCGACGGCTGGCTGGAATGGCTGCCGCAGGAAACCATCCTGTTCGATGGCGCAAGGCTGCGGCGGCGCACCTCGCTCGCCATGGCCACGGGCAGCGCGATGCTGGGCGGCGAAATC
This window contains:
- a CDS encoding urease accessory protein UreD, which produces MSKKGMAVEGSLDIRFAGKSPAETRLVHLDQRAPLRALFPHCPDMGLPVTAITATCGGFTGGDHLTMSVDVAAGAGVMAVGQAAEKLYRSTGAETRIDINLSVGADGWLEWLPQETILFDGARLRRRTSLAMATGSAMLGGEILVFGRQARGEHLTHGLVHDGWQLARDGKPAWADIFHAADQDLTAMLAHPAALAGARASAMLVHVGADLGAALAWVRERLALANNALRAAATIVNDVLLVRWLADDASDIRPSFAALWMGLRGRARNLPANLPTFWHA
- the pncA gene encoding bifunctional nicotinamidase/pyrazinamidase is translated as MTAANADNEALIVIDVQNDFCPGGALAVAGGDEIVPLVNRLIDAHAHVVLTQDWHPAGHSSFASSHAGQAPFGSIDLAYGTQTLWPDHCVQGTRGAEFHAGLAWTKAELVIRKGFRPGIDSYSAFFENDRKTPTGLAGYLRERGLPRLTLVGLATDYCVAYSALDARRLGFTTRVELAACRGIDLGGSLQAALTEMRAAGVELAA